From a single Micrococcales bacterium genomic region:
- a CDS encoding potassium channel family protein encodes MSQGKDDSGLGGRLSLPARDFSPGISAAIRLSIAAFAIIATTLLVYVQREQYQDNSGTPVNFIDALYFATVSLSTTGYGDITPATDQARLVNIFLITPLRVIFLIVLVGTTLEVLTTRSREEFRERRWRKKLKNHTVVIGYGVKGRSAVRMLLDNEIDPERIVVVANDAGAVEDATRPSRKDPTDPQSELYPGVAGILGDARREEVLTHADVPTAGKVIVAVDGDDVAVLVTLAVRKLAPHVQLVAAAREQASANVLKQSGADQVITTAEAAGRLLGMQLVHPIAGELMEDLLDPSEGLEVREREVGRAELGMSPDQLAKKGEMLLAVQRGDRVFRFDTEGLRVLQKGDRIVTIRQGHRQPRTSEFSGD; translated from the coding sequence GTGAGCCAGGGCAAGGACGATTCGGGCCTCGGCGGCAGGCTCTCACTGCCCGCCCGGGACTTCAGCCCCGGCATCTCCGCAGCCATCCGCCTGTCCATCGCCGCGTTCGCCATCATCGCGACCACCCTGCTGGTCTACGTCCAGCGTGAGCAGTACCAGGACAACTCCGGCACGCCGGTGAACTTCATCGATGCGCTGTACTTCGCCACGGTGTCACTGTCCACGACCGGCTACGGCGACATCACCCCGGCCACCGACCAGGCCCGGCTCGTGAACATCTTCCTCATCACCCCGCTGCGGGTGATCTTTCTGATCGTCTTGGTCGGCACCACTCTGGAGGTCCTGACCACCCGCAGCCGGGAAGAGTTCCGCGAAAGGCGTTGGAGGAAGAAGTTGAAGAACCACACCGTCGTCATCGGGTACGGCGTCAAGGGACGCTCGGCCGTGCGCATGCTGCTCGACAACGAGATCGACCCGGAACGGATCGTGGTCGTCGCCAACGACGCTGGTGCCGTTGAGGACGCCACCCGGCCCTCGCGCAAAGACCCAACCGACCCACAGTCGGAGTTGTACCCCGGCGTCGCCGGGATCCTCGGCGACGCCCGTCGCGAGGAGGTCCTCACCCACGCCGACGTCCCCACGGCGGGCAAAGTGATCGTGGCCGTCGACGGCGACGACGTGGCGGTGCTGGTGACGCTGGCGGTGCGCAAACTCGCACCGCACGTCCAGCTCGTAGCTGCGGCCCGCGAGCAGGCCAGCGCGAACGTGCTCAAGCAGTCCGGTGCAGACCAGGTCATCACCACCGCCGAGGCCGCCGGCCGGCTGCTGGGAATGCAGCTTGTCCACCCCATCGCCGGCGAGCTCATGGAGGACCTGCTCGACCCCTCCGAGGGCCTCGAGGTGCGGGAGCGCGAAGTGGGACGGGCAGAATTGGGTATGTCGCCGGATCAGCTCGCCAAGAAGGGCGAGATGCTCCTGGCGGTGCAACGCGGGGACCGGGTGTTCCGTTTCGACACCGAGGGCCTGCGCGTTCTGCAGAAGGGCGACAGGATTGTGACGATACGACAGGGGCACAGGCAGCCCCGGACATCGGAGTTCTCAGGTGACTGA
- a CDS encoding PD40 domain-containing protein encodes MKGRKGAKVSKRVVVSPTTDPGPGPGVPPGKPTTSAGPIMRVNSDANGHGGDAEAGSPTWSPDGTKIAFYSKAKNLVPGVNDGCAHVYLKTLATGAIRVVDNAANGTLSDGCPSTPGINMGLGFSPQGDWLLFCSEATNLLTDPSSGDDLFGKNLNTGDVEWFGIGCGWPTWSPDGSKIAFATTEEFNPACGFQNNNAWDIFWVDRNSTLQNCSDFHRVSSDSSGNQQLNNGGPMGSERPVWSPDSTRILFESQSPYLVPNDTNVSTDLFIKNINTNTTTRVSTNSSGGQLSGFSERARGPRTAPVSRSTPRPTTWSPVTPTCTRTSS; translated from the coding sequence GTGAAGGGCCGCAAGGGCGCGAAGGTGAGCAAACGGGTCGTCGTGAGCCCGACGACTGATCCAGGGCCCGGGCCGGGTGTTCCGCCTGGCAAGCCCACGACCTCCGCCGGCCCCATCATGCGGGTCAACTCGGATGCCAACGGCCACGGCGGCGATGCGGAGGCCGGCAGCCCCACATGGTCTCCCGACGGCACCAAGATCGCGTTCTACTCCAAGGCGAAGAACCTCGTGCCCGGCGTCAACGACGGCTGCGCTCACGTGTATCTCAAGACGCTTGCCACCGGGGCGATCCGCGTTGTGGACAATGCAGCGAACGGCACGCTGAGCGACGGCTGCCCCTCCACTCCCGGGATCAACATGGGTCTGGGCTTCTCCCCACAGGGCGATTGGCTGTTGTTCTGCTCGGAGGCGACGAACCTCCTGACCGACCCCTCGAGTGGGGACGACCTCTTCGGCAAGAACCTCAACACCGGCGACGTCGAGTGGTTCGGGATCGGATGTGGGTGGCCCACGTGGTCGCCGGACGGCTCAAAGATCGCCTTCGCGACCACAGAGGAGTTCAACCCGGCGTGTGGGTTCCAGAACAACAACGCCTGGGACATCTTCTGGGTCGACCGCAACAGCACTCTTCAGAACTGCTCGGACTTCCACCGCGTCAGCAGCGACAGCAGCGGCAACCAGCAGTTGAACAACGGCGGCCCGATGGGTTCCGAACGGCCGGTCTGGTCGCCGGACTCCACGCGGATCCTGTTCGAGTCCCAATCCCCGTATCTGGTGCCCAATGACACGAACGTGAGCACCGACCTGTTCATCAAGAACATCAACACCAACACCACCACCAGGGTCTCCACCAACAGCTCGGGTGGCCAGCTCAGCGGGTTCTCGGAAAGGGCACGTGGTCCCCGGACGGCACCCGTATCGCGTTCGACTCCAAGGCCAACGACGTGGTCGCCGGTGACACCAACGTGCACGAGGACATCTTCGTGA
- a CDS encoding HAD-IB family hydrolase: MADIEWLIEQIENSPEGPQVGAFFDFDGTLIDGYSAAAFFKYRLRRGEISVSEVVKTVRESINVERRGHDVSEMMRVGVMGQAGRDSEEMDTWARNVFSRKIAGMLFTDSRLLVEAHLRKGHTVVVASSATRPQIQATAEDLGIDHIVCTEMEVDEDGRLTGDLATDIRWGQSKADGVVEFADEWDVDLGESFGYTNGEEDLPLLDLVGYPCALNPTEQLREVAKERGWPVARLKTPRSTSVLDLGRSAAAMGVFASSVAAATGLAILNRSRSLGANLAASTGSDLALATAGVRLNVDGEENLWAARPAVFLFNHQSQLDVFVLAALLRKDFTGVAKKSLEKDPFFGPIGSLDDVAYIDRSNNAAAREGLEPAVEALRNGRSIAIAPEGTRSPTPRLLPFKKGPFHLAMQAGVPVVPIVMRNCGEIMAAHSMIIHPGTVDVAVLPPVPTDDWDRDNLEERIAEVRRMYLDTLGDWPGE, from the coding sequence ATGGCTGACATCGAGTGGCTGATCGAGCAGATCGAGAACTCGCCCGAAGGCCCGCAGGTGGGCGCGTTCTTCGACTTCGACGGCACGCTGATCGACGGCTACTCCGCAGCGGCCTTCTTCAAGTACCGCCTGCGCCGCGGGGAGATCTCGGTCAGTGAGGTCGTGAAGACCGTGCGCGAGAGCATCAATGTGGAACGCCGCGGTCACGACGTGTCGGAGATGATGCGCGTCGGCGTGATGGGGCAGGCGGGCAGGGACTCCGAGGAGATGGACACCTGGGCGCGCAACGTGTTCAGCCGCAAGATCGCCGGGATGCTCTTCACCGACTCCCGCTTGCTGGTGGAGGCGCACCTGCGCAAGGGCCACACGGTCGTGGTCGCGTCGTCGGCCACTCGCCCGCAGATCCAGGCCACAGCAGAGGACCTCGGCATCGACCACATCGTGTGCACCGAGATGGAAGTCGACGAGGACGGCCGGCTGACCGGTGATCTCGCCACTGACATCCGGTGGGGGCAGAGCAAGGCCGACGGGGTGGTGGAGTTCGCCGACGAGTGGGACGTGGACCTCGGCGAGTCCTTCGGCTACACCAACGGTGAGGAGGACCTGCCGCTGCTGGATCTCGTCGGGTACCCGTGCGCGCTGAACCCCACCGAGCAGTTGCGGGAGGTGGCGAAGGAGCGGGGCTGGCCGGTGGCGCGCCTGAAGACCCCGCGGTCGACCTCGGTGCTGGACCTCGGGCGCAGCGCGGCTGCGATGGGGGTCTTCGCCAGCAGTGTGGCCGCCGCCACCGGACTGGCGATCCTCAACCGCAGCCGGTCGCTGGGCGCCAACCTGGCTGCCAGCACGGGGTCCGACCTGGCGCTCGCGACTGCTGGCGTGCGCCTGAACGTGGACGGCGAGGAGAACCTCTGGGCGGCGCGGCCAGCGGTCTTCTTGTTCAACCACCAAAGCCAGCTCGATGTGTTCGTGCTCGCCGCCCTGCTGCGCAAGGACTTCACCGGTGTTGCCAAGAAGTCGCTGGAGAAGGACCCGTTCTTCGGCCCCATCGGCTCCCTCGACGACGTCGCCTACATCGACCGCAGCAACAACGCCGCCGCCCGGGAGGGCCTGGAGCCGGCGGTCGAAGCACTGCGCAACGGCCGGTCGATCGCCATCGCCCCGGAGGGGACACGCTCGCCGACACCGCGGTTGCTGCCATTCAAGAAAGGGCCGTTCCACCTGGCGATGCAGGCCGGGGTGCCGGTCGTGCCGATCGTGATGCGCAACTGCGGCGAGATCATGGCCGCGCACTCGATGATCATCCACCCGGGCACGGTGGACGTGGCGGTACTGCCGCCGGTCCCGACCGACGACTGGGACCGCGACAACCTCGAGGAGAGGATCGCCGAGGTCCGACGGATGTACCTCGACACTCTGGGGGACTGGCCGGGGGAGTGA
- a CDS encoding PD40 domain-containing protein: MVAGDTNVHEDIFVKNLGNGAVTMVSTNAAGQPTLWPHRNASWSPDGNSLAWDSEAVDLVPNDANTRRDIFTKNLTTGFVQLVSSNTSGVQGDNASSVFSSAPRVWSPDGTRIVFVSSAQNLAPGDNNAFSEDIFVKTP, from the coding sequence GTGGTCGCCGGTGACACCAACGTGCACGAGGACATCTTCGTGAAGAACCTCGGCAATGGCGCGGTGACCATGGTCTCCACCAACGCTGCCGGGCAGCCCACGCTGTGGCCCCACCGCAACGCGAGCTGGTCACCGGACGGCAACTCGCTCGCCTGGGACTCCGAGGCCGTAGACCTCGTGCCCAACGACGCCAACACGCGCCGCGACATCTTCACGAAGAACCTGACCACCGGGTTCGTACAACTGGTCTCCTCGAACACGAGCGGCGTTCAGGGCGACAACGCCTCGAGCGTGTTCAGTTCGGCGCCGCGGGTGTGGTCCCCGGACGGCACCCGGATCGTGTTCGTGTCGAGTGCGCAGAACCTGGCCCCCGGGGACAACAACGCCTTCAGCGAGGACATCTTCGTGAAGACCCCGTGA
- a CDS encoding 1-acyl-sn-glycerol-3-phosphate acyltransferase: protein MEHILDTPDFVRTLAQLSEETGTPVSLLRDEARSDLKEMAVKPGGLSVAGWDMFTRWLSRAYKVDYQPADVEKLRQLNETSGLIFLPNHRSYLDPLVLRWALERHGFPPNNTLGGSNLALWPMSEIGRRNGIVFIRREFRDDHLYRAVLKAYLSHLMDNKHNLEWYIEGGRTRTGKLRPPRYGILSYVVDAFADNPDRDVRIVPTSIIYDQQHEVSAISAEEMGGTKTPESLSWLYKFARSQSRGLGRAHLRFGEPLSLTDALSLTLDNEGQARPRLAVPMVAFEACNRINAVTPVTPSAMLTFALLDNGDRAITVEEGRRILQPLLKYIKRRDLPLTQQVNLDDHGPLRDTLRNLVQEGVVTQYDGPGERVFYVSLDHQHEAAFYRNTVIHFFLNRAITELAVIQAAEDDAADILAATWQNARRLKDLLKFEFFFPTTREFSDQIATEASYMYPAWEEAALTPQRVLEEARKLELVLAHRVIGPFLEAYSVLADQLAAAGDAAVEQKALVESSLSLARQRWLQKTLHTPESISKDYFVNAFQLAKNQNLVTSDAPDLARRRADFAEELQGIVRRMDDLRRIAADLGQPVMIERASLGGTNG, encoded by the coding sequence GTGGAACACATTCTGGACACCCCCGATTTCGTGCGCACTCTGGCGCAACTCTCCGAGGAGACGGGCACTCCGGTCTCGCTGCTGCGCGACGAGGCCCGCTCCGACCTCAAGGAGATGGCTGTCAAACCCGGCGGGCTATCGGTGGCCGGATGGGACATGTTCACGCGCTGGCTTTCCCGTGCCTACAAAGTGGACTACCAGCCCGCCGACGTCGAGAAGCTGCGCCAACTCAACGAGACCTCCGGCCTGATCTTCCTGCCCAACCACCGCTCCTACTTGGACCCGCTGGTCCTGCGCTGGGCGCTGGAGCGCCACGGATTCCCGCCCAACAACACTCTGGGCGGCTCCAACCTCGCCCTGTGGCCCATGTCGGAGATCGGCCGGCGCAACGGGATCGTGTTCATCCGCCGGGAGTTCCGCGACGACCACCTCTACCGTGCCGTTCTCAAGGCGTACCTGTCGCACCTGATGGACAACAAGCACAACCTCGAGTGGTACATCGAGGGCGGCCGCACGCGCACCGGCAAGTTGCGCCCGCCCCGCTACGGAATCCTCAGCTACGTCGTGGACGCATTCGCTGACAACCCTGACCGGGACGTGCGCATCGTTCCCACCTCGATCATCTACGACCAGCAGCACGAGGTGAGCGCCATCTCCGCCGAGGAAATGGGGGGCACCAAGACGCCGGAGAGCCTGAGCTGGCTCTACAAGTTCGCGCGCTCGCAGTCCCGCGGGCTCGGCCGGGCGCATCTGCGGTTCGGCGAACCGTTGTCCCTGACCGACGCCCTGAGCCTCACCCTCGACAACGAGGGTCAGGCCCGGCCGCGCCTGGCCGTGCCGATGGTCGCCTTCGAGGCGTGCAACCGGATAAACGCCGTCACCCCCGTCACGCCGAGCGCCATGCTGACGTTCGCCCTGCTGGACAACGGTGACCGGGCGATCACCGTGGAGGAGGGCAGGCGGATCCTGCAGCCACTTCTGAAATACATCAAGCGCCGCGACCTGCCGCTGACCCAGCAGGTGAACCTCGACGACCACGGCCCGCTGCGCGACACCCTCCGCAACCTCGTGCAGGAGGGGGTGGTGACGCAGTACGACGGACCGGGCGAGCGGGTCTTCTACGTGTCCCTGGATCACCAGCACGAGGCCGCCTTCTACCGCAACACCGTCATCCACTTCTTCCTCAACCGGGCCATCACGGAACTGGCGGTGATCCAGGCAGCCGAGGACGACGCGGCGGACATCTTAGCGGCGACCTGGCAGAACGCACGGAGGCTGAAGGACCTGCTGAAGTTCGAGTTCTTCTTCCCCACCACCCGGGAGTTCTCCGACCAGATCGCCACGGAGGCCTCCTACATGTATCCCGCCTGGGAAGAGGCCGCGCTGACACCGCAGCGTGTCCTGGAGGAGGCCCGCAAGCTCGAACTGGTGCTGGCCCACCGGGTGATCGGGCCGTTCCTCGAGGCGTACAGCGTGCTGGCCGACCAGTTGGCGGCGGCCGGAGACGCCGCGGTGGAACAGAAGGCCCTGGTGGAATCGTCGCTGAGCCTGGCGCGCCAGCGGTGGCTGCAGAAGACGCTCCACACGCCGGAGTCGATATCGAAGGACTACTTCGTCAACGCCTTCCAGTTGGCCAAGAACCAGAACCTGGTCACCTCCGACGCCCCTGACCTCGCGCGGCGCCGGGCGGACTTCGCCGAGGAGCTGCAAGGCATCGTGCGGCGCATGGACGACCTGCGCCGGATCGCCGCCGACCTCGGCCAGCCGGTCATGATCGAGCGGGCGAGTCTCGGAGGCACCAATGGCTGA
- a CDS encoding acyl-CoA carboxylase subunit beta, with translation MAVLRSMIDTGSEQFTANRSAMLEALAEIGQLQARVAAGGGSDDPDKNARTIARHRKRGKLLPRERVAYLLDEASAFLELSPLAGWGTQDPLGAGVVTGIGTISGTECMIVANDPTVKGGAQGPSAVRKGLRAMDIARQNRLPLISLTESAGADLPQQAEIFVPGGASFKNLTQLSAAGIPTVTMVFGSSTAGGAYVPGMSDYVVLQKEAARVYLGGPPLVKMAIDEDADEEELGGAEMHARISGLGDYLAHDEPDALRIGREIVSHLRWRKQGPGPDHTPLAPRFDPSELLGIASADVRVPFDVHDVLARVLDDSAFEEFKPLYGTTLVTGWGHIGGYPVGILGNNGILFSEESHKGAQFIQMCNRMDVPIIFVQNITGFMVGTRYEQGGIIKDGAKLINAVSNSTVPHITLMIGASYGAGNYGMSGRAYDPRFVFTWPNHRIAVMGPKQLAGVLTIVAKQKAGDAFDEAAFAPIRDAFEKQVEDQSTALFATGRLWDDGIIDPRDTRTVLGLALSAAHSAPVEGTSAFGIWRM, from the coding sequence ATGGCAGTCCTGCGGTCCATGATCGACACCGGGTCCGAGCAGTTCACGGCCAATCGCAGCGCGATGCTCGAGGCCTTGGCTGAGATCGGGCAGCTGCAGGCCCGAGTGGCCGCCGGCGGCGGGTCGGACGATCCCGACAAGAACGCCCGCACCATCGCGCGGCACCGCAAGCGCGGCAAGCTGCTGCCCCGTGAGCGCGTCGCCTACTTGCTCGACGAGGCCAGCGCGTTCCTGGAGCTGAGCCCGCTGGCCGGCTGGGGCACCCAGGACCCGCTCGGTGCGGGCGTGGTGACCGGCATCGGGACGATCAGCGGCACCGAGTGCATGATCGTGGCCAACGACCCCACCGTGAAGGGTGGGGCGCAGGGTCCCTCCGCCGTGCGCAAGGGCTTGCGTGCCATGGACATCGCGCGTCAGAACCGTCTCCCGCTGATCAGTCTCACGGAGTCCGCCGGTGCGGACCTGCCGCAGCAGGCGGAGATCTTCGTGCCCGGTGGGGCTAGTTTCAAGAACCTCACGCAATTGTCCGCCGCCGGAATCCCCACCGTGACCATGGTCTTCGGGTCGTCGACGGCGGGCGGGGCGTACGTGCCCGGCATGAGCGACTACGTGGTGCTGCAGAAGGAGGCCGCGAGGGTCTACCTCGGCGGCCCGCCGCTGGTGAAGATGGCCATCGACGAGGACGCCGACGAGGAGGAGCTCGGGGGCGCTGAGATGCACGCGCGCATCTCCGGGCTCGGGGACTACCTCGCCCACGACGAGCCTGATGCCCTGCGCATCGGCCGGGAGATCGTGTCGCACCTGCGGTGGCGCAAGCAGGGTCCGGGACCGGACCACACTCCGCTGGCGCCGCGCTTCGACCCCTCGGAACTGCTGGGAATCGCCTCGGCCGATGTGCGGGTGCCCTTCGACGTCCACGATGTCCTGGCGCGGGTGCTCGACGACAGTGCATTCGAGGAGTTCAAGCCGCTGTACGGCACCACGCTGGTCACCGGCTGGGGACACATCGGCGGCTACCCGGTGGGAATCTTGGGCAACAACGGCATCCTGTTCAGCGAGGAGTCCCACAAGGGGGCGCAGTTCATCCAGATGTGCAACCGCATGGATGTGCCGATCATCTTCGTGCAGAACATCACCGGTTTCATGGTCGGCACGCGCTACGAGCAGGGCGGCATCATCAAAGACGGCGCGAAGCTCATCAACGCGGTGTCGAACTCGACGGTCCCGCACATCACGCTGATGATCGGGGCGTCCTACGGTGCGGGCAATTACGGGATGAGCGGGCGGGCTTACGACCCGCGGTTCGTGTTCACCTGGCCCAACCACCGGATCGCGGTGATGGGTCCCAAGCAGCTCGCCGGGGTGCTGACCATCGTGGCCAAGCAGAAGGCCGGCGACGCGTTCGACGAAGCCGCATTTGCTCCCATCCGGGACGCGTTCGAGAAGCAGGTCGAGGACCAGTCCACGGCGCTGTTCGCCACCGGGAGGCTGTGGGACGACGGCATCATCGACCCCCGGGACACCCGCACGGTGCTCGGACTGGCGCTGTCAGCGGCGCACAGCGCCCCAGTGGAGGGGACGTCGGCCTTCGGTATCTGGCGGATGTGA